In Deltaproteobacteria bacterium, the following are encoded in one genomic region:
- a CDS encoding lmo0937 family membrane protein yields the protein MEGWRAGLSYSTRGGFIHVLLVIAIVVVLINVLQGRKAL from the coding sequence ATCGAAGGCTGGCGGGCAGGATTATCGTATTCCACGAGGGGAGGATTCATTCACGTTCTCCTGGTCATCGCGATCGTGGTGGTACTGATTAATGTCCTTCAAGGTCGAAAGGCCCTGTAG